Genomic segment of Candidatus Bathyarchaeia archaeon:
AGAAAGCGAAAAAATCGAAATCCACAAAATAGACGAAAACCAATTCGCCACAGCAAAATCCTACATGCGAAAACACCCAAACATCATACCCACACTAACTGACTGGACAACCCTCATCCTCATGCGCGACCACAAAATCCAAAAAATCTTAACCTTCGACACAGACTTCGACGCAGCCCAAAACATACCCGAATTCAAAAAAATCAAACGCATCTCTGACCCAACACAACTCTAAACAACAAACCACCATCTGCCACTCAAAAACTGCCTCAGCGACACACTAAAAACCACACTCTCAAAACTGAAAAACATAAAATACGCCCTAATCTACGGCTCATTCGCAAGCGGAGAAGAATCAGAAAAAAGCGACATCGACCTACTCATCATCGGAAACCCAAACGAAGAAGACGTTCTCAACATTATAGCCCAATCGGAAAAAGAAACAGGCAGAGAAATCAACTACATACTCTGGAACCAAAACGAACTCACAACAAGAACCAAAAACCAGCATCACCTAATAACCGACATCGCAACTAAACCATTCATCATGCTCATCGGTGACGAACATGAGTTTAGAAGAACTGTTAAGAAATAGAACCATAATGCGAATAAAGCCAAACCACAACCTAGCAGTCAACTCCATCAAACGCGCACGAAGAGACATAGACACAGCCCAAACACTCATCACAAACCAAAAATTCGACTGGGCCTTAGCCGTTGCCTACAACGCAATGCTAACCGCAGGCAGAGCCATCATGATCTTCCCAGACAACCCAAAACTCAAAAAACTAATGGAAACAAGCATCAAACTCAGATAAACCAAAACCTACCTTCTTTCCGGTCCCCACCGTTTCAAAAACAATGCTTATATGTATGCAATTTATTAAACTGTAAATAGAAGGGCTATCCAAAAATGAAAGAAGAATTGACAACAGTTTCTGCACGCATCCAGAAATCTCAAGCAGAAGAAATCAAACGCCTCGCCTCAAAAAAAGGAACAGACAAATCCACTGTCATACGCGAACTCCTCGCCACAGCCATCCAAAACGAGAAAATCGAAGACGCATTACACAGGGTCCAAACCAAAAAAATCACAGTGTGGAAAGCAGCCGAGACAGCTGGAGTAACATACAGAGAAATGCTAGAACTCCTAAAAACCCACAACATACCATTCCCGCTTTCAGAACAAGAACTGAGACGAGAAATTGAAGAAATCACAGGCACAACAGCAACAAGCAAACGCCATCAGTAACGCAGGCCCACTCATACACCTCGCCAAAACCAACGCATTACACATCCTACAAGCCCTATACCACACACTACTCATCCCAGAAGAAGTCAAAACCGAAACAGTAGACAAAGGAAAAGAAAAAGGACACACAGACGCCCTCCAAATCGAAAAAGCCATACACCAAGGCTGGATAAAAATCACACATGTAAAACTCAAACCAGATTTTCAAAAAGCAGCAAAAACAGCAGGCCTAACTAAAGCAGAAACAAGCGTTATACAATACGCCTACGAAAACAACCTAACAGCCCTCCTAGACGACGAACCAGCCAGAATCTTCGCAAGAACACTAGGCATCACAATCCGAGGCACACTAGGCATCCTAATTCAAGCAGCGAGAAACAACATCCTAACTCAACAAGAAGCATTAGAAACGCTCGACAAACTCACAGAAATCATGTACATAAGCGCCAACCTATACAAAACCACAAGAAAAGAAATCCAAAAAATCCCACCAACACAGAGTTGACGAAAAGAAAGAAGGATGGGCGCGGAGCATCCCTTGCCTGCAGCATCCGCTTCCTTCATCGGCTTTTCCGCGATTACCTCGTCAACGTGATTTCAATCGTGCTCACGTTTGATGGTCCGCGGCCCTCTTCGCCTAGTCGTGGTGGCAACTGCTGCGTGCCAATATCTATGCTCTTCACCTTGACTTCAGGCAAGAATCTGCGTCTGCATATTTCGACGACGTCAACCGCTCGGCTTATTGCCATTCCTCTAGCTTTAACTTTTATTTCTGGTGCATTGCCATGGAAGAGGGTTATGCATGCTAGAACGTAGTTCATTGCAGGCTTTCGCCCGATCAAAACGGCGTTGCTTTCACGCATGCTTTCACGTGGCTCTGACATTTCCTTGTATCACTCCTTGCAATTTTTGTGTCAAAGGCGTTCTTCTAGGCTCCTTTGCAATCAGCCTAATGCCCAACGCCTTGTAATAACTGTTACTCTGAGAATCACTCGTTAACAACAATCTTCCTGTTTCCGCTGTCCCCCGCCAAAACAAGCGCAAACCAACAATAAAACCGCCCAAAACAAGCCCACGAGTCAGTTGAAGCCTTCCTGTTGAGAAGCCTTATCTTGCATCCACACACTGTAAAAACGTCGGGACCAAAACGTGTCAACTTCTCATCGCCAACCCTTGAAAGCATTAATCAACCCCACCGTGCACGAAAGCGTCTCACTCATTAAGCAAGCATTCTCCAAACATCAAGGCGTCCTCATCATAGGCAACTGCACAGTTGATTACCGCGGACGCGCCAGCTCCCAACTCACACTTGGCGAACGCCTCATAATCCTCAAACAAGACGGCTCCGTCCTAGTCCACAGACCAGTCGGATACGAACCCGTCAACTGGCAACCCCCCGGCTGCCTCTTCCACGTAAACGCCGTAGGAAACAACATGCACGTTAGCGCGGTTAGACGGCAACCCACAGAATCCGTTAAGATCTCCTTCGACAGCATCTACCTCCTTGCAACGCTGAGCCTAAGCGACACCGGCAACTTCACACTCCACGCCAGCGAAGAAGACATGCAGGAAGCCGTTTTACTCACGCCATCACTCATCGAAGAAGGATTGAAGCCCATCGCCTACGAGAAGAAGATCCAACCCGGATTCGTAGACGTCTACTGCGAAGACAAAATAGGAAAACTCGTAGTCATCGAAATCAAACGAAAAACCGCGGGCAAAGAAGCAGCACTTCAACTAGCCAAGTACGTGGGCGCAGTGAAAAACACCGTGAACAAACAGGTCAGAGGCGTGCTAGCTGCGCCCAGTCTTGGCAAAGGCGTACAACGCCTGCTCACAACACTAGGCTTGGAGTTCAAGGCTTTAGACCCAAAGAAATGTGCCCAAATCTTGACTAAACCTGAAAACAGACGGCTACAGGAATTCCTCACGTAGCTTGTTTAGCGCTTTGGTGTAATTGCCACAGCCAGCTCCCGTGCGTTCTCCGATAGGGTGCAAGTTCCTTGATAGCAGACGTAGGCGCGGGGAGTTTCGGCAGTTGGATATTTGAAACTTGCTAGCCTCGTTGTGTCGATGATTGGGTCGATGACTTCGATGGTTTTCAAGGGGTTGTACGCTTTAAGGCTTTCACGTTGAAGTTGCTTCGTTAAGGAGTCACCTTTTGAGCCAACGATGTGGATCTGCAAGGGGCGAAGAAAGAGCTCAACGGCTAAACCATAGCCTGCAGCCATGATACCGTAACTTTGGATTGTTGAAGAGAAAAAATTCAGTGTTTTCTTTGCTGCTTCAAGGTACTTCTCGCTGCCTGTTAGGTAGCCGAGTCGCAGAAAGGCGTCGACGGCTAGGCAGTTTTCATCAAGCGATATGACTGGCTGCTGTAGGGTTCCGAGGGTTTCAGCTGTCTCGGGTCTATCGTAGAACCCGCCAGCCTTGTTCGATAAGTTAGTCAACATGAACTGGGCGATGCCTTCTGCGTGTTTTAAGTATTCTTTGTTTGCTGTAGTCTGGTAGGCGTCTACAAGGCACTTTAGCGTCTGCGCTTGGTCCGTGAGCAAGCCTAGAACATGTCCTTGACCAGCGGAATAGTAATGGTACATTCCTTTCTTTGTGCTGAACCCTTTGTGAAGCAAGAGGTCGATTGTTTGAAGGGCTGAGTTCTGATAGGCAATGTTTTCAAGCGTTACTGAGGCTTGCAAGTAAGCTGACGCCATGAGGGCGTTCCAGTTTGTGTACAGGGTTTTGTCCACTTTGGGAGGTGTTCTTTTCCTGCGTTCAGTCAAGCTCATTTGGTAGTATTCTTCGTCGGCGTCTTGGCTACCGTAGAATCCCCCGTGCTCGCGGTCGGCCAAGCAAGTTTCAACGTAGTTTATTATGTCCTGTGCTGTGTGCCTGAAGCCTACGTTTCCAGTGACTTGATAGGTCTCTAGGTAGTTGATGAGCAGTTTGGCGTTGTCTTCACACATTTTTTCGTAGTGCGGTATGCTCCAGTCCATTGTGGTTGAGTAGCGGAAGAAGCCTCCCTCCACTTGATCGTAGACGCCGCCTGCACTCATCTTCTGCAACGTTTTGGTAACCACGTTCAACAAGCCCCGATGTCCCTGAATCAAGTGCTCCAGAAGCGCGAATGCTAAGGCGTCAGTGTGGGGAAACTTTGGTGAGGCGCCGAAACCTCCGTAAACTCGATCAAAGTTTGAGGTAACTTCCAAAAGGACATTGTCGATGACAGATTGATAGAACTCCTGATCCAGAACAAGGGTTGAAGGTTGAGACATCAACTCCTGCATTTCTGTTTGTTTTAGCTCGACTTTGATTTTCTGTTTGCTTTCTTTGTAGTATTGACTTATGCTTTGGAGGAGCTGCTTCATCTGCTGCGGCGGTATGTACGTGCCGCCAGTAATGACTGCGCCGTCTGGTGTCAAGAAGGCTGTAGTGGGCCAGCCGCCCATATTGTAGCGCTTGTTAATGTCTGGTCGCTGGTCATTGTCCACTCTTATGGGCACGGTTTGTTCCTCGACAAGTTTGGCGACTTCAGGGTCAGAGTACGTTGTCTGATCCATAACATGACACCAATGGCACCAAACCGCGCTTATGTCTAGAAGAATAGGCTTGTCCAGTGTCTTTGCTCTCTCAAAAGCTTCCTTGCTCCATGGAAGCCAGTGAACCTTAGTTTCGCTCACGGGCAGTTCCTCACATCAACTACAGATTCAGTTGCTCTTTATCTGGATGTTGCGGTCACTAAAAGGAGTTTATTCAACAAAAGCTTCAGAATTTCTTCAAGCATCGCGCGCGCTAATGACTTCTAAACGGTCCGCACAGTCTTCTATGCTATTCTTGTTCCGTACGCGCTTGGTGTAGGGCTGTTGTCGTAAACTTCTTCCACGTTGAATATGTAGACAGGTCGTTCCTTGCGGCTTTCAACGGGAACGTAATGAAAGGCATCGTGGACTGCGCTGACAAACTCGTAGTACAAGCCCTGTGTGTGTATGTCCAAGTAGCCGTGCAGTTCGAAGCTGATGTTGGGTGGACGATAGAAGAGCAGGCAAGCGGTTCTGTTAGTTTGAACTATGTTCCAAGTGTGTTTCGACGACCCCGGCTTACTCTTAGCTAGCTCCATGGTTGACATCTTAGTAAAGTCAACAAGCGCGTGGGCTTTTTCTCTCAACGGATACAGATGCTCCATTAGCAGCAACATGGCTTCCCGTTGATACTGCCGCATAGCTTCATCCAGCCCAGCCTTGTCACTTCCAGCTTCATTGAATAACTTGTCGCCGTGTTCGAGATGCTGCCTAAACGCTTCAATGGCAGGTGGCAAACGCTCAGTTTTCAGAACATAGCCTGCGCCCACGATCTTGGCGTTGACAAATAAGGAGCCGTCTGGACGCTGATAGGCAGTGCACAAGGCTGGATTATGCCGAGTGCTGTCCAGAAAGAACCAGTCCATGTTCTGCTCGTGTTTGCCCTCAAGGAACAGCTGAGCGTTCTCTCGTCTGGGATAATAGTTCCATTCAAGAAAGCGCTCAGGCAACTCCACAACCATAAGCAGTCTTTCCCTCTCGTTTTTTCATTCATTTCCTTTGATCGTTTATCAATTCTTGAATTTGGTTTGACGCCGCTTCCAGCCGCTGCCTATCCCATTTCTCCGCGAAATGAAGCTGCCTATAAAACGTGTAGAACGATTCCATAGCCTTCGCCAAGTTATCAGCCATGTTCACGTGATTCTTGCCGTTACAGATTTCCGCTTGCAGCTTGTGTCCCCGCTTGTGAAGTATGTGAAAGCCCAGCCAAAAAGCAGAGTAACGAAGCGAAAGCAACGCGCCGACTAGGTTTCTCTTGTTCAGCCAGCTTCTGGCGTTTTCCAGCTCGGATTTTGGACCCAGACGCTTGGCGCCCCATTCCGTGTCGACAAACTCCTTAAGTCTAACATACAAACCTTCAACAAGATTGTAGTCCAAATCAGCAGCGTCATTTACAAACTCATAAACGGTTGAAAGCTGCTTTTCCGCGTTTCTCAGGAGGCTGAGTTTTTGGCTGAGGTCTTTCGGTCGAAAACTGGGAATCAGACCGTGCTTCATGACGTAGGCAGCGGATAGGCACGTTGCGGCTTCTCGCAGGCAGATCAGCGAGCTGAACGCATCTTGTTTGGTTAGATAGCGTTGTGCGGCGTTCACGTTGTTCTCAGCTTGCTTCACGGCGGGCTTGATCTCGCTTTGACGCCACTTCCACTGTTTCGCCTTCGCCTTCCAATCTGCGAGTCTCCTTGTGGGATCAGCCAATATGACCCCGTTCTGCATAGCCTCAATCCATAGGCCAGTCCACATCCACGTGTCTGCCTTGTCCCTGAGTTTCTCATCTTCAAAAGTGTTTATGAATGGTTTGATAGGATAGCGCCAAACCTCCAAGCGGAAACCGTCCACCTTCCTTTCTTCCTTGCCCACTTGAATGTCAGCGGCAACCGTGTTGTAGACAACAGCCAAGTCGATGTCGCTTTCCTTATGAATGTCGCCTGAAGCCAGCGAGCCAAACAGGAAAACGCCGATCGCATGCTTTTCCTTCATCGACTCCTCGCATTGCTTAGCTGCTAATGCCTGCATCTGCCTCAGTTTGCCTTCCTTGCTCATTTCATGACTCCAGTCGTAGCCGCGTTCTATGTGAACTTGAAGTACTCTGTAAGTCTCTTCTGATACAAAGCGTCTTGCAGCAGCCGACTGTAATGTATCCATCTTGAAAGTGGAATCTGAAACTGCTGTGAGATGCGTCCTAGAGCTTCATCCAAAGTCTTGAACTTGAAGGGCGTCTGCCGCATGGCGTTGCGCACGTTCTCTCTCACCTGCCAAACTCCAACAGGCATGATATAGCCGGGATGCGCCTCCCTTAAGACTATGGCAGTTGCCTGTCGCCTCTCTTTCTCGAGTAGCTCGCAGACAGCCAGTCGTGCAGCGTAGTAGCATCCGCCTATACCCGCATACGTTGTTCGCCCTTCGTTACTTTCCCAATCAGAATATATGACCACGTTTTGTCCACTGGGATTCCAGATGGTGCCGGGATACCAAGCTTCCATGGCTTCGTAACTCCAGGCTTGAGGCAGCATCAAAACCTCAAAAATATTGTCCAGATAACGCGACTCGTAAACGCGATACTCATTGATTTCGGGATACGTCTTGACTTTAGCCATCAAACCTTTAGACAATATGTCATCAACTGCTGTGATGCTCCAACGCGTCGGCACCAACCGCCTGTTTTTCTCAAGTCCAAACGCGCCGACGCTGAACGCCCGCTGAATCTTGGTCACCAAGACATCATTAGAGTACAGTGTTCGAACCGCGTCCACCGCCTTCAGGTCTGTGTCATAGTATGCCTTTTCAATATGATTATCCCACCGAGCGTTGCCAACTTGCAGGTCTCTGATAGGCGCTGAGGGACCAAAAGGCTGCACGTCATCATCCATAATCAGACTGCGACGCGGCGGCTTAGCCAAAGCTAACTCCACATCAACCGAATCCACAGACAAGGCGAGTTCCCGGGTCTGATCCATGATTCTACCAGCTTCCTCAAACTGCCACACGTTAACGCGATGCATGCCTCGGACAAGCATGGAGCGAAAACCCACGATTTCATCCATGGATTTCCCAAACCAGAACTCTGGCAAATCGTAGAGGCTTGTGTCTTCATGCACAGGTGGAACCATGGGGCCAGCATAAACGTATGGATAGCCGATTCTGCCAATGAAAACGCTTGGAGGAGAAGCGCCGTCCACATCTAAACCGCTGATAAGCGGAACGGTTTTCAAGTAGTATTTGGCTCGAACCAGTAATGGGCAACCAGTCTTTCCGCAGAGAAACTTGCCGCCCTTGCAGGCTACACACAAGCCTTTCCCCCAAGCCACTGATTGCACGACAGGGTGCTCTGGATTGCCGCCGGAGACAGTGCCGTTGCTGGTGCCGAGAAGGTCAAGTAACCAGCGATTCCTCTGCTCAGAAGAAGGCTTAGGCAAGGTTGTCTCCTTTGCCTCGATGAGCCTGCGCATGTGCTTTCAGCAGGTAACTAGAGTCGACATTTGGTTTAAAACCATTGAGTACATGCAATTATCAAATCTTGCGGGATTATTGGTGCATTTCGTCTTGTTCTAGCGGTCTACGCATAGAGAGCCGGAGTTTTCGAGAACTATTCTCACAGAGCGTATGACGCTATTAATGGAGCGAACACAGTAGCGACTAGGGTCATAACCGTAATCATTGTGTTGAGAGACGGCCCAGCAGTATCCTTGAATGGATCGCCCACGGTGTCACCTATGACTGCAGCTTTGTGAGCCTCTGAGCCTTCACCGCCGAATCCGCCTGCTTCAATGTACTTCTTAGCGTTGTCCCACGTGCCACCCGAGTTTGCCATAAACAACGCGAAGATTATGCCAGTGACTATGCTGCCAGCGAGGAAACCCCCCAACGCTTCTTTGCCCAAAACGAAGCCAACCGCTATAGGAGCAACGATGGCTAAGACACAGGGCAGAACAAGCTCTTTGAGAGCGCCCTTAGCTGCGATGTCAACGCATTTTGCATAATCGGGCTTAGCCTTCCCTTCCATCAGACCCGGGATTTCCTTAAACTGCCTACGAACCTCCTCGACCATTCGAAAGGCGTTCTTTCCCACAGCAAGTATCAACAGAGCTGAGAGCAAAGGCGGCATCATGGCTCCGATGAAAATGCCCACCACAACTTTCGGATCAATCAGGTTAAGTGACTGAATCCCTACGAGCTCGGCATACGCGACAAATAGCGCAAGAACGGTCAGGGCTGCGGCGCCAATCGCGAAACCTTTTGTTATAGCCTTAGCAGTATTTCCAGCTGCGTCAAGCCTATCAGCAGCCTCGATAACTTCCTTCTTTAGACCTGATTGCTCAGCGATTCCTTTGGCATTGTCGACGATTGGTCCGTAGGCGTCTGCTGAGATTATCATTCCAACTATAGAGAGCATACCCACAGCTGCGATGGCAACGCCGTAAACGTTTGGCACTCCGTATAGTCCAGCGACGTACCAGGAAGCCATGATTGCAGCACTTATTCCAATAATAGGCGGGACTATACTGATTACACCGTAAGAGAAACCTGTCAGTATAGTTATCGCCGGACCCGTCTTAGAAGCCTCAGCAGTCTTCATAACTGGCATCCGGTCGATCGACGTAAAGAAGTCGGTTGTGAGACCGATTACCACACCTGCCACCAGACCCGAAATCGTCGCGAAGAATATTCCCCATCCTTTGTCGCCCAGTCCCTGAAAGTAGATTATGATGAAAGCTAAGATGGCAAATATGAAGCATGTGAGGAAGGTCCCCCGGTTCAAAGCTGCTCCAGGATTGTCTCTTTTCACTACTTTGATGAAAGCCATCCCCATTATAGAAGCAAGTGTTCCGCCCGCTGCAATTAGAAGCGGTAGAGTAACGTAGGCTACTTCTGTAAGTGTGGCTGCGCCAAGTATCATAGCGGCTATGATACTAGCAATGTATGAGTCAATTAGGTCAGCGCCCATGCCGGCCACGTCACCAACATTGTCGCCCACGTTATCAGCGATTACAGCTGGGTTTCGCGGATCATCTTCAGGTATGCCGATTTCAACCTTGCCTACAAGATCGGCTCCGACATCGGCAGTTTTGGTGTAGATTCCTCCCCCAGCCTTGGCGAACAAGGCGAACGCGCTTGCGCCAAAACTGAAGCCCAGAATGACTTGTGGGTCCCTGAAAATGTAATATAGCAGGCTTATCCCTAAAAGGGCTAAACCCACGATGGAAAGCCCCATTACTGCTCCGCCGTAGAAAGCAACAGGAAACGCTTGCTTCAAACCATTTCTGGCAGCGCTAGCCGTTCTAACATTTGTTCTGATTGCTGCGGACATGCCGAAGAAACTGGCCACGGCCGTGCAGATCGAGCCAAACATGTAGGCTAATGCCATGTTGTAGCCCAGGAAAATCCCGACGATTGCAGCCATTATTATAACGAACACTGCTAGAGTCTTGTTCTGCCTTTTGAGATAGGCTAGTGCGCCTTCTTTTATTGCGTCAGAGATTTCCCTCATCTTAGGAGTTCCGCTGTCCTGTTTATTCACATAGAAGAACAGGTAGATTGCGACGGCGACTGAAGCTAAGCCTCCGATAGGCGCGATAATCAACCAGTCCATTGCGCTACTCTCCAACGGTGCCACACGTATTTTTTAACGTCATTATTAGTATCAAGTATATAAGAAAATTGTCTACGCAACGCTTAAATTTACTTGCTCAGATTCAGTTGGGTTTCTGCGCTAAGGAGAAATCGATGGAAATGAGTGAGAAACTTGCTAATCCAGCGCCACTCGGACTGCTAGGCTTCGGCATGACAACAGTGCTACTAAACTTTGTTCACAACGCTCGACTAGGTCCAATAGACAGCATGATACTGGGCATGGGAATATTCTACGGAGGCTTAGCACAGATAGTCGCGGGAATACTCGAGTACAAGAAAGGCAGCACCTTTGGCACAACAGCTTTTACATCGTACGGTCTGTTTTGGCTTTCATTTGTTGCATTGAACTGGCTAGGAGTAAGAGACGTTGCAGCCCGCGGAGTATGGCCTTTCTTGGGCGGCTCCACACCTTGGACTGCAAGCCAAGAAGCATTCGCAGCCTACTTCTTCATGTGGGGACTCTTCACCTTCGTCATGTTCTTCGGCACGCTTGGGACAAACCGCACCTTACAATTTGTTTTCATGAGCCTTGCAGTGCTCTTCTTCCTACTCGCAATCAAATCAGCGCTTCTAGCATACACATCAACCACAGCTTCAAGCCTAGAG
This window contains:
- a CDS encoding PIN domain-containing protein, producing the protein MLSSDLDYILNECLTVAWARTRNATLIQQLDTLIQESEKIEIHKIDENQFATAKSYMRKHPNIIPTLTDWTTLILMRDHKIQKILTFDTDFDAAQNIPEFKKIKRISDPTQL
- a CDS encoding UPF0175 family protein codes for the protein MKEELTTVSARIQKSQAEEIKRLASKKGTDKSTVIRELLATAIQNEKIEDALHRVQTKKITVWKAAETAGVTYREMLELLKTHNIPFPLSEQELRREIEEITGTTATSKRHQ
- the albA gene encoding DNA-binding protein Alba encodes the protein MRESNAVLIGRKPAMNYVLACITLFHGNAPEIKVKARGMAISRAVDVVEICRRRFLPEVKVKSIDIGTQQLPPRLGEEGRGPSNVSTIEITLTR
- the nucS gene encoding endonuclease NucS, with the translated sequence MSTSHRQPLKALINPTVHESVSLIKQAFSKHQGVLIIGNCTVDYRGRASSQLTLGERLIILKQDGSVLVHRPVGYEPVNWQPPGCLFHVNAVGNNMHVSAVRRQPTESVKISFDSIYLLATLSLSDTGNFTLHASEEDMQEAVLLTPSLIEEGLKPIAYEKKIQPGFVDVYCEDKIGKLVVIEIKRKTAGKEAALQLAKYVGAVKNTVNKQVRGVLAAPSLGKGVQRLLTTLGLEFKALDPKKCAQILTKPENRRLQEFLT
- a CDS encoding DUF255 domain-containing protein, with translation MSETKVHWLPWSKEAFERAKTLDKPILLDISAVWCHWCHVMDQTTYSDPEVAKLVEEQTVPIRVDNDQRPDINKRYNMGGWPTTAFLTPDGAVITGGTYIPPQQMKQLLQSISQYYKESKQKIKVELKQTEMQELMSQPSTLVLDQEFYQSVIDNVLLEVTSNFDRVYGGFGASPKFPHTDALAFALLEHLIQGHRGLLNVVTKTLQKMSAGGVYDQVEGGFFRYSTTMDWSIPHYEKMCEDNAKLLINYLETYQVTGNVGFRHTAQDIINYVETCLADREHGGFYGSQDADEEYYQMSLTERRKRTPPKVDKTLYTNWNALMASAYLQASVTLENIAYQNSALQTIDLLLHKGFSTKKGMYHYYSAGQGHVLGLLTDQAQTLKCLVDAYQTTANKEYLKHAEGIAQFMLTNLSNKAGGFYDRPETAETLGTLQQPVISLDENCLAVDAFLRLGYLTGSEKYLEAAKKTLNFFSSTIQSYGIMAAGYGLAVELFLRPLQIHIVGSKGDSLTKQLQRESLKAYNPLKTIEVIDPIIDTTRLASFKYPTAETPRAYVCYQGTCTLSENARELAVAITPKR
- a CDS encoding nucleotidyltransferase domain-containing protein produces the protein MSKEGKLRQMQALAAKQCEESMKEKHAIGVFLFGSLASGDIHKESDIDLAVVYNTVAADIQVGKEERKVDGFRLEVWRYPIKPFINTFEDEKLRDKADTWMWTGLWIEAMQNGVILADPTRRLADWKAKAKQWKWRQSEIKPAVKQAENNVNAAQRYLTKQDAFSSLICLREAATCLSAAYVMKHGLIPSFRPKDLSQKLSLLRNAEKQLSTVYEFVNDAADLDYNLVEGLYVRLKEFVDTEWGAKRLGPKSELENARSWLNKRNLVGALLSLRYSAFWLGFHILHKRGHKLQAEICNGKNHVNMADNLAKAMESFYTFYRQLHFAEKWDRQRLEAASNQIQELINDQRK
- a CDS encoding Nre family DNA repair protein: MPKPSSEQRNRWLLDLLGTSNGTVSGGNPEHPVVQSVAWGKGLCVACKGGKFLCGKTGCPLLVRAKYYLKTVPLISGLDVDGASPPSVFIGRIGYPYVYAGPMVPPVHEDTSLYDLPEFWFGKSMDEIVGFRSMLVRGMHRVNVWQFEEAGRIMDQTRELALSVDSVDVELALAKPPRRSLIMDDDVQPFGPSAPIRDLQVGNARWDNHIEKAYYDTDLKAVDAVRTLYSNDVLVTKIQRAFSVGAFGLEKNRRLVPTRWSITAVDDILSKGLMAKVKTYPEINEYRVYESRYLDNIFEVLMLPQAWSYEAMEAWYPGTIWNPSGQNVVIYSDWESNEGRTTYAGIGGCYYAARLAVCELLEKERRQATAIVLREAHPGYIMPVGVWQVRENVRNAMRQTPFKFKTLDEALGRISQQFQIPLSRWIHYSRLLQDALYQKRLTEYFKFT
- a CDS encoding sodium-translocating pyrophosphatase: MDWLIIAPIGGLASVAVAIYLFFYVNKQDSGTPKMREISDAIKEGALAYLKRQNKTLAVFVIIMAAIVGIFLGYNMALAYMFGSICTAVASFFGMSAAIRTNVRTASAARNGLKQAFPVAFYGGAVMGLSIVGLALLGISLLYYIFRDPQVILGFSFGASAFALFAKAGGGIYTKTADVGADLVGKVEIGIPEDDPRNPAVIADNVGDNVGDVAGMGADLIDSYIASIIAAMILGAATLTEVAYVTLPLLIAAGGTLASIMGMAFIKVVKRDNPGAALNRGTFLTCFIFAILAFIIIYFQGLGDKGWGIFFATISGLVAGVVIGLTTDFFTSIDRMPVMKTAEASKTGPAITILTGFSYGVISIVPPIIGISAAIMASWYVAGLYGVPNVYGVAIAAVGMLSIVGMIISADAYGPIVDNAKGIAEQSGLKKEVIEAADRLDAAGNTAKAITKGFAIGAAALTVLALFVAYAELVGIQSLNLIDPKVVVGIFIGAMMPPLLSALLILAVGKNAFRMVEEVRRQFKEIPGLMEGKAKPDYAKCVDIAAKGALKELVLPCVLAIVAPIAVGFVLGKEALGGFLAGSIVTGIIFALFMANSGGTWDNAKKYIEAGGFGGEGSEAHKAAVIGDTVGDPFKDTAGPSLNTMITVMTLVATVFAPLIASYAL
- a CDS encoding acetate uptake transporter — its product is MSEKLANPAPLGLLGFGMTTVLLNFVHNARLGPIDSMILGMGIFYGGLAQIVAGILEYKKGSTFGTTAFTSYGLFWLSFVALNWLGVRDVAARGVWPFLGGSTPWTASQEAFAAYFFMWGLFTFVMFFGTLGTNRTLQFVFMSLAVLFFLLAIKSALLAYTSTTASSLEWFTRFIGFEGVICGFSAVYLALAEVLNEAYGKTVLPIGKVT